The following are from one region of the Tachyglossus aculeatus isolate mTacAcu1 chromosome 13, mTacAcu1.pri, whole genome shotgun sequence genome:
- the GJD4 gene encoding gap junction delta-4 protein produces the protein MILLRMVVLVLAGYPIYQDEQERFVCNTLQPGCSNVCYDIFSPVSHLRFWLIQNVSVLLPYVVFSVYVLHRGVTHIRTGPSPPDSCKGGDAVMDPSAPTSPRSHCLTPGSVDIPDFSSAYTLQLILRTLLEAAFGPGQYYLFGFLVPKQFSCYRLPCTSVVDCYISRPTEKSILVLFMWGVSGLSFLLSVVDLAWALQRKVLRKSLARPETAPSRAQDTINQSQLLSGPHGEWAAAPVGRNPCHLEGLSSRASENPGWLQPRQEVTMQSTTGSNIPGDKSSAFGSVDDGSEVVSCMSERPGLSRRQSRAQHVKEAAFPLQPDEKSQLGQGSSAASGWLEGHHSLSGCKSSEGQLLCSSPSYLRSKKSEWV, from the coding sequence ATGATATTactgaggatggtggtgcttgttCTAGCGGGCTATCCCATCTACCAGGATGAGCAGGAGAGATTCGTCTGCAATACTTTACAGCCGGGGTGTTCCAATGTTTGCTATGACATTTTCTCTCCagtgtcccacttgaggttctgGCTGATCCAGAATGTTTCTGTGCTCCTTCCGTATGTGGTGTTCAGTGTCTACGTCTTGCACAGAGGGGTCACGCACATTAGAACGGGGCCTTCTCCACCAGACAGCTGTAAAGGAGGTGACGCTGTGATGGACCCCAGCGCTCCGACCTCCCCCAGATCACACTGTCTGACACCCGGCAGTGTAGACATTCCTGATTTTTCCTCAGCGTACACCCTACAACTCATTCTGAGAACTCTGCTTGAAGCGGCGTTCGGCCCCGGACAGTATTATCTCTTCGGATTCCTGGTTCCCAAACAGTTTTCCTGCTATCGCTTGCCTTGCACGAGCGTGGTGGATTGTTACATCTCCCGTCCTACTGAGAAATCCATCCTGGTGCTTTTTATGTGGGGAGTCAGcggcctctcctttctcctcagcgTGGTCGACCTGGCCTGGGCCTTGCAGCGAAAGGTGTTGAGGAAAAGCCTTGCGAGACCAGAGACGGCACCGTCCCGTGCCCAGGACACGATTAATCAGTCCCAGCTCCTTTCTGGGCCTCACGGGGAGTGGGCTGCTGCTCCAGTGGGGCGGAATCCCTGTCACCTGGAGGGGTTGTCTAGTCGGGCGAGTGAGAACCCTgggtggctacagcccaggcagGAAGTCACCATGCAGTCAACCACAGGGTCGAACATACCCGGCGATAAGTCCAGTGCATTCGGGAGTGTGGATGATGGCAGTGAAGTGGTCTCTTGCATGAGTGAACGGCCTGGCCTCTCCCGCAGACAGTCCAGGGCTCAGCACGTGAAAGAGGCAGCGTTCCCTCTGCAACCTGACGAGAAATCTCAGCTGGGACAAGGCTCCTCGGCAGCTTCAGGCTGGCTGGAGGGGCACCACTCACTCAGTGGGTGCAAGTCTTCGGAGGGGCAGTTACTGTGTAGCAGCCCCAGCTACCTGAGATCAAAAAAGTCAGAATGGGTGTGA